One window from the genome of Deltaproteobacteria bacterium encodes:
- a CDS encoding TRAP transporter fused permease subunit produces MLAIGLSAYAIWNAFSPLPPLQERSLFLLVLFALVFLTQATERERPAQVALDLFWLALSLATFGYVFIEHEEIAFKSGLVTQTDLVLGVICVIVVLEATRRIVGMALVVTALVFLVYCFYGQHLPRWVGGHGGFDLDRIVTTVYLSGNGVFGVATYITFKFVFLFVMFGKLLEATGALAFIMEFTRSLVGRYRGGPAMMAVVSSGMMGSVSGSAVANVMVTGSITIPLMKRVGFQPHVAGAVEAAASTGGQFMPPVMGAAAFLMMQFLAVDYLQIVKAALIPAVLYFIGVLAGVYFYALRSGLTGLPKSELTSIREVVREPQGLTFIAGIGLLIVLLLLRWSPVQAVLRAMAVIAVLGVGIAAISMFVQDRRGFVSSAPAGAWNAVKKGIDVFEGTGRDFVTLGTAVACVGIIMGTILMTGLATRFSGLVIGMAGGDLTIILLLTMFASMILGMGLPTSIAYIILALMVAPVLIKVGVWPMAAHLFIFFSGMLSMVTPPVALAAYAGATVAGSDFWRTSLFAGLISLPVYILPYAFVFGTPMLMRGNPVDIILTTATAAAGVILNAYALVGDFKDRAEAVERIVVFAAAIMLIAPGTMTDILGLVLAGAGLARPFLRRVSTAGATG; encoded by the coding sequence TTGCTGGCCATCGGACTGTCGGCGTACGCCATATGGAACGCGTTCAGTCCGTTGCCGCCCCTGCAGGAACGGAGCCTGTTCCTGCTCGTCCTGTTCGCTCTGGTATTCCTCACCCAGGCGACGGAACGCGAGCGCCCCGCCCAGGTGGCGCTGGACCTCTTCTGGCTGGCTCTCAGTCTGGCGACCTTCGGCTACGTGTTCATCGAGCACGAGGAGATCGCCTTCAAGTCGGGACTGGTCACCCAGACCGACTTGGTGCTGGGGGTGATCTGCGTCATCGTGGTGCTCGAGGCCACCCGGCGCATCGTGGGCATGGCACTGGTGGTCACGGCGCTGGTGTTCCTGGTCTACTGCTTCTACGGCCAGCACCTGCCGCGCTGGGTGGGGGGACACGGCGGCTTCGACCTAGACCGCATCGTCACCACCGTCTACCTGTCCGGCAACGGCGTCTTCGGCGTCGCCACCTACATCACCTTCAAGTTCGTTTTCCTGTTCGTCATGTTCGGCAAGCTGCTGGAAGCCACCGGCGCGCTGGCGTTCATCATGGAGTTCACCCGCTCACTGGTGGGAAGATACCGCGGCGGGCCCGCGATGATGGCAGTGGTGTCGAGCGGCATGATGGGATCGGTGAGCGGCAGCGCGGTGGCCAACGTCATGGTGACGGGCTCCATCACGATTCCGCTCATGAAGCGCGTGGGTTTCCAGCCCCACGTAGCCGGGGCGGTGGAGGCGGCGGCATCCACCGGCGGGCAGTTCATGCCGCCGGTCATGGGGGCGGCGGCATTCCTGATGATGCAGTTCCTGGCGGTCGACTATCTCCAGATCGTCAAGGCCGCGTTGATTCCGGCGGTGCTGTACTTCATCGGCGTCCTGGCGGGCGTCTACTTCTACGCGTTGCGCTCCGGGCTCACGGGCTTGCCGAAGAGCGAGCTGACCAGCATCAGGGAGGTCGTGCGCGAGCCCCAGGGGCTGACGTTCATTGCCGGCATCGGCCTGCTCATCGTGCTGCTGCTGTTGCGGTGGTCCCCGGTCCAGGCGGTGTTGAGGGCCATGGCGGTCATCGCGGTGCTGGGGGTGGGCATCGCCGCCATCTCCATGTTCGTCCAGGACCGTCGCGGCTTCGTCTCGTCCGCCCCGGCCGGAGCCTGGAACGCCGTGAAGAAGGGCATTGACGTATTCGAGGGCACCGGCAGGGATTTCGTGACCCTCGGCACCGCCGTGGCCTGCGTCGGTATCATCATGGGCACGATCCTGATGACCGGCCTCGCCACGCGCTTCTCGGGCCTTGTGATCGGCATGGCGGGTGGCGATCTCACCATCATCCTGCTGCTCACCATGTTCGCCTCCATGATCCTGGGCATGGGACTGCCCACCAGCATCGCCTACATCATTCTCGCGCTGATGGTGGCTCCCGTGCTCATCAAGGTCGGCGTGTGGCCCATGGCGGCCCACCTTTTCATCTTCTTCTCCGGCATGCTCTCCATGGTGACGCCCCCCGTGGCATTGGCCGCCTACGCCGGCGCGACCGTTGCGGGCAGTGACTTCTGGCGCACCAGCCTGTTCGCCGGCCTGATCTCGCTGCCGGTGTACATCCTGCCCTACGCCTTCGTCTTCGGCACGCCGATGCTGATGCGAGGCAACCCCGTCGACATCATCCTGACCACGGCCACGGCGGCCGCGGGGGTGATACTCAACGCATATGCACTGGTGGGAGACTTCAAGGACCGGGCCGAGGCGGTCGAGCGGATCGTGGTGTTCGCGGCCGCCATCATGCTCATCGCCCCCGGCACCATGACCGACATACTCGGTCTGGTCCTGGCCGGCGCCGGTCTGGCCCGGCCGTTTTTGCGGCGGGTGTCCACGGCCGGTGCCACGGGCTGA
- a CDS encoding sigma-70 family RNA polymerase sigma factor yields the protein MTDTLPYRLTLEDTERDVVRRIRGGDADAYRLLVERHQARVHRLVGRLLGPDHGDVDDVVQEVFVKAFFSLAKFREDAAFGTWITRIAINRARDELKRQSGKVSLDTEPSEDAVEGLRDRLATDEHEDGEADEAREAAVSGVVARTVARLPDRLRVVVTLKDMEGNSYQEVARILNCSLGTVKSRHARGRARLRQMLAPHVAELFGGRYDGQDQAGQGGDS from the coding sequence ATGACGGATACGCTACCGTATCGCCTGACGTTGGAGGATACGGAACGGGACGTGGTGCGACGGATCCGGGGCGGCGACGCGGACGCCTACCGGCTTCTGGTCGAGCGCCACCAGGCGCGCGTCCACCGGCTTGTCGGCCGGCTCCTGGGACCGGACCACGGCGACGTGGACGATGTCGTGCAGGAAGTGTTCGTCAAGGCGTTCTTCTCGCTGGCCAAGTTCCGGGAAGACGCGGCCTTCGGTACCTGGATCACGCGCATCGCCATCAACCGCGCCCGCGACGAGCTCAAACGGCAATCGGGCAAGGTGTCCCTGGACACGGAACCGTCCGAGGACGCCGTCGAAGGTCTGCGCGACCGGCTCGCCACCGACGAGCACGAGGACGGCGAGGCGGACGAAGCCCGCGAGGCTGCGGTCAGCGGCGTGGTGGCCCGGACGGTGGCCCGCCTCCCCGACCGGCTGCGCGTCGTCGTGACGCTGAAGGACATGGAAGGAAATTCGTACCAGGAAGTCGCCCGTATCCTGAATTGTTCCCTGGGCACGGTCAAATCGCGCCACGCCCGGGGACGCGCGCGCCTGCGGCAGATGCTCGCGCCCCATGTCGCGGAACTGTTCGGCGGCCGGTACGATGGCCAGGATCAAGCAGGCCAGGGAGGTGATTCGTGA
- a CDS encoding MFS transporter: protein MSTPAPAAAQAPPAFAALRNRDFALFFVGNMLSMMADNIEHVISYGILYQMFRSEALQGFAVISHWMPALFLSWYFGALADRIDCRRIIEWAQILFISVSLAWALLFYTGRLEMWHSVVLLTLHGMAGALWNPARQLMIYDVVGPETLQSAIRLLATGRQLGILFGPAVGGGILWLFKPTLALLVNTLIYLPLVVWCRLVPYTGHGSGRQATKGTWADALSALWGASGNRVLLGMILLVGFYAFFVGNAFQALMPAFALSLGAEDLSLGYAALFAANGAGAVTGGLLLEIRGLFRARASTAIILTMLWCCAMTAFAVSTHYVLSLLFLFLAGILNLAFLSMAQTLVQLEAPANLRGRLIGLYNMAAQGLRTFSGVTVGFAGAYVGINWSLGLSTLVVMGIAAVLFVVTARASTVPSPATG from the coding sequence ATGAGCACACCCGCACCTGCTGCCGCTCAGGCCCCGCCCGCGTTCGCCGCGCTCCGGAACCGTGACTTCGCCCTGTTCTTTGTCGGCAACATGCTGTCCATGATGGCGGACAACATCGAGCACGTCATCAGCTACGGCATTCTCTACCAGATGTTCCGGTCCGAGGCCCTGCAGGGCTTCGCCGTCATCAGCCACTGGATGCCCGCCCTGTTCCTGTCGTGGTACTTCGGCGCGCTGGCGGACCGCATCGATTGCCGGCGGATCATCGAGTGGGCCCAGATCCTGTTCATCTCCGTGAGCCTCGCCTGGGCGTTGCTGTTCTACACCGGCCGCCTGGAGATGTGGCATTCGGTGGTCCTGCTGACCCTGCACGGAATGGCGGGCGCACTGTGGAACCCGGCGCGCCAGCTCATGATCTACGACGTGGTAGGGCCGGAGACCCTCCAGAGCGCCATCCGGCTGCTGGCGACGGGACGGCAGTTGGGCATCCTGTTCGGCCCCGCCGTGGGCGGCGGTATCCTGTGGCTGTTCAAACCTACGCTGGCGCTTCTGGTCAACACATTGATCTACCTGCCGCTGGTGGTCTGGTGCCGGCTGGTCCCCTATACCGGCCACGGCTCCGGGCGGCAGGCCACGAAAGGGACCTGGGCGGACGCACTTTCGGCGCTGTGGGGCGCTTCCGGCAACCGGGTCCTCCTGGGCATGATCCTGCTGGTGGGTTTCTACGCCTTCTTCGTCGGCAACGCGTTCCAGGCACTGATGCCCGCCTTCGCCCTGTCGCTCGGGGCGGAGGACTTGAGCCTCGGCTACGCCGCGTTGTTCGCCGCCAATGGCGCGGGGGCCGTGACCGGAGGATTGTTGCTGGAGATACGCGGCCTGTTCAGGGCGCGCGCCTCCACGGCCATCATCCTGACCATGCTGTGGTGTTGCGCCATGACCGCCTTCGCCGTCTCCACGCATTACGTGCTGTCGCTGCTCTTCCTGTTCCTCGCCGGCATCCTCAACCTCGCGTTCCTGTCCATGGCGCAGACGCTCGTGCAGCTCGAGGCGCCGGCGAACCTGCGCGGCCGCCTGATCGGGCTCTACAACATGGCCGCCCAGGGGCTGCGCACCTTCAGCGGCGTGACCGTGGGCTTTGCCGGCGCCTATGTCGGAATCAACTGGTCCCTGGGGCTCAGCACGCTGGTGGTGATGGGAATCGCCGCGGTCCTGTTCGTCGTCACGGCGAGAGCGTCGACCGTCCCGTCACCCGCCACCGGATGA
- a CDS encoding 5-methyltetrahydropteroyltriglutamate--homocysteine S-methyltransferase, with protein sequence MPPRTKPPFRADHVGSLLRPAGLKEARVRLLGPDTAESNLGPHGNEELAKIEDGFIHDVIALQKRVGLRSATDGEFRRRSWFSELMMTWDGFSATRQGASSPFSWRNEESRQQDFTVVWVEGRIRWRPSAVVRAFEFLNANTDAIAKVTIPAPPVVYCFAGGDPGVVGSAYDDVDAFWEDLVAAYRQELAALTTAGARYIQLDDVAIPFLCDPTYEEVFRSWGSGPQAVLAEYARRINQCLEGLPADVTVTMHQCRGNREGLWAAAGGYDPVAEVLFNEINVQGYFLEYDTPRAGTFEPLRFLPEGKVVALGIVSTKGPTLESADHLKRRIDAAARYAPLERLALAPQCGFASSVKGNPLTEADEEAKLARMVEVAAEVWGDA encoded by the coding sequence ATGCCGCCAAGAACCAAGCCGCCGTTCCGCGCCGACCATGTGGGCAGCCTCTTGCGCCCTGCCGGGCTCAAGGAGGCCAGGGTGCGCCTCCTTGGGCCGGACACCGCCGAGAGCAACCTGGGTCCCCACGGCAACGAGGAGCTGGCGAAGATCGAGGACGGTTTCATCCACGATGTCATCGCGCTGCAGAAGCGCGTGGGCCTGCGCTCCGCCACGGACGGGGAGTTTCGTCGCCGGAGCTGGTTCAGCGAGCTGATGATGACCTGGGATGGCTTCTCCGCCACCCGCCAGGGCGCCTCCTCGCCCTTCAGTTGGCGCAACGAGGAGAGCCGCCAGCAGGACTTCACCGTGGTGTGGGTGGAGGGGAGGATACGCTGGCGCCCCAGCGCCGTCGTCCGTGCCTTCGAGTTTCTGAACGCCAACACGGACGCAATCGCCAAGGTCACCATCCCGGCGCCCCCGGTGGTCTACTGCTTCGCCGGCGGCGACCCCGGAGTCGTGGGTTCCGCCTACGATGACGTGGATGCCTTCTGGGAGGACTTGGTGGCCGCCTACCGCCAGGAGCTGGCCGCCCTGACGACCGCCGGCGCGCGCTACATCCAGCTCGACGACGTCGCCATCCCGTTCCTGTGCGACCCGACATACGAGGAGGTGTTCCGCTCCTGGGGCTCCGGCCCCCAGGCCGTGCTGGCCGAGTACGCGCGCCGCATCAACCAGTGCCTCGAAGGCCTTCCCGCGGACGTCACAGTCACCATGCACCAGTGCCGCGGCAACCGCGAGGGGCTGTGGGCCGCCGCCGGCGGCTACGACCCCGTGGCCGAGGTGCTGTTCAACGAGATCAACGTCCAGGGCTACTTCCTGGAATACGACACCCCCCGGGCCGGCACCTTCGAGCCCCTGCGCTTCCTCCCCGAAGGCAAGGTCGTCGCCCTCGGCATCGTCTCCACCAAGGGCCCGACCCTCGAATCCGCCGACCACCTCAAGCGCCGCATCGACGCCGCCGCCCGCTACGCCCCCCTCGAACGCCTCGCCCTCGCCCCCCAGTGCGGCTTCGCCAGCTCGGTCAAGGGCAACCCCCTCACCGAAGCCGACGAGGAAGCCAAGCTCGCGCGCATGGTGGAAGTTGCCGCCGAGGTTTGGGGGGACGCCTGA
- a CDS encoding RidA family protein, with the protein MSKRVSIELPGVPHNAPIPMGAKVGNVVYSSGISGRDGATGELPADPDRQAQVLFDNIRKFMELAGGSPDDIVRMTVYLKEEEYRDSINKAWLEMFPDEHDRPARHAIKSPVRGGVLFQIEVIAVL; encoded by the coding sequence ATGTCCAAGCGAGTGAGCATCGAGCTTCCCGGCGTGCCCCACAACGCTCCAATCCCCATGGGAGCGAAGGTCGGCAACGTGGTCTATTCCTCCGGCATCTCGGGTCGGGACGGCGCCACCGGCGAACTGCCCGCGGACCCGGACCGGCAGGCCCAGGTGTTGTTCGACAACATCCGCAAGTTCATGGAGCTGGCGGGCGGCAGTCCTGACGACATCGTGCGCATGACGGTCTACTTGAAAGAGGAAGAGTACCGCGACTCCATCAACAAGGCGTGGCTCGAGATGTTCCCCGACGAGCACGACCGTCCCGCCCGGCATGCCATCAAGTCCCCGGTCCGCGGGGGCGTGCTGTTCCAGATAGAAGTGATAGCGGTTCTGTAG
- a CDS encoding extracellular solute-binding protein, protein MKALHLTVAILFLTVSAAWGQSDTIKKLANYTGSDYHKMLEEGAKKEGKVVWYTSLSGKSYKTIQAEFAKKYPDVKIEVYRAGSKDIAAKILAEHKAGKYLVDAIESTPGILQLLRERNIIMPYSSPEHKRWPAEHQTKAKSGGAWWVTDRESFIGLGYNTDKMPKEKAPKSFDDLLDPSLKGKIVMSVQSTGDRMLSSMINVKGEEYVDKLKKQQIKLVKISGTATRDLVISGEFVVSPSIFRNHALVKIAEGAPIGWNALDEVPTNAGGSAIFANSPHPHAALLLTNFVLIEGQQILQKFHYGMAWLDYPFKRVYPERGMTSKAYNKISKKLNKQLRSIGRR, encoded by the coding sequence ATGAAGGCACTACACTTGACCGTCGCGATTCTCTTCCTGACCGTGTCCGCGGCGTGGGGCCAGAGTGACACTATCAAGAAGCTGGCCAACTACACGGGATCGGACTACCACAAGATGCTGGAGGAGGGCGCCAAGAAGGAAGGCAAGGTGGTCTGGTACACGTCGCTGAGCGGCAAGTCCTACAAGACCATCCAGGCGGAGTTCGCCAAGAAATACCCGGACGTCAAGATCGAGGTCTATCGGGCGGGCAGCAAGGACATCGCGGCCAAGATCCTCGCCGAGCACAAGGCCGGCAAGTACCTCGTGGACGCCATCGAGAGCACCCCGGGTATCCTGCAGTTGCTGCGCGAGCGGAACATTATCATGCCCTACAGCAGCCCGGAGCACAAAAGGTGGCCGGCCGAGCACCAGACCAAGGCCAAGAGCGGCGGGGCATGGTGGGTGACGGACCGCGAGTCCTTCATCGGTCTCGGATACAACACCGACAAGATGCCCAAGGAAAAGGCTCCCAAGAGCTTCGACGACCTGCTGGATCCGTCTCTCAAGGGCAAGATCGTCATGAGCGTTCAAAGCACCGGCGACCGGATGCTGTCGAGCATGATCAACGTCAAGGGCGAGGAATACGTCGACAAGCTCAAGAAGCAGCAGATCAAGCTGGTGAAGATCTCGGGTACGGCTACCCGCGACCTGGTCATCTCCGGCGAGTTCGTGGTCTCGCCGTCGATATTCCGTAATCACGCGCTCGTGAAGATCGCCGAGGGTGCGCCAATCGGATGGAACGCCCTGGACGAAGTCCCGACTAACGCCGGCGGCTCCGCGATATTCGCGAATTCGCCGCACCCCCATGCCGCGCTGCTGCTCACCAACTTCGTGCTGATCGAAGGACAGCAGATCCTGCAGAAGTTCCACTACGGCATGGCGTGGCTGGACTATCCGTTCAAGCGGGTGTATCCCGAGCGGGGAATGACCTCGAAGGCGTACAACAAGATATCCAAGAAACTCAACAAGCAGTTGCGTTCCATCGGCCGCCGCTGA
- a CDS encoding TAXI family TRAP transporter solute-binding subunit, whose product MRSPRFKGLLVAVAVTAMAWAAGPASAQKMPASMEIGGASIGGAFYVVAGGVAKLLEKELKIPVTAAVTEGSRENVRLIDRKQIFMGVIASNNSYPAYHGVLTFKKKHPLALAMGLYPNAFTLHTLPGSPINSFADLKGKRVGVGTGRTWDAFMVPLMKAHGLTYKKDFTPVYAGMSDLYTQLGDGIIVAMPTMVSGLSPIPAALRLHAEKGARYLPPEPQAVDKMVKQFPYMTRQTIPASTPTFEKAVETFDIGGPLLTVRADADEELVYQVIKLIHQNLKALADDVRYFKYAEINPSVLTTQIGVPYHPGAIRYWKEAGLWPKS is encoded by the coding sequence ATGAGAAGTCCGAGATTCAAGGGATTGCTGGTCGCGGTTGCGGTGACGGCCATGGCGTGGGCGGCCGGACCGGCAAGCGCTCAGAAGATGCCCGCCAGCATGGAGATCGGCGGCGCCAGCATCGGCGGAGCGTTCTACGTGGTGGCGGGCGGCGTCGCCAAGCTGCTGGAGAAGGAACTGAAGATCCCCGTGACAGCGGCGGTCACCGAAGGCTCCCGCGAGAACGTGCGCCTCATCGACCGCAAGCAGATCTTCATGGGCGTGATCGCGTCCAACAACTCGTACCCGGCATACCACGGGGTCCTGACCTTCAAGAAGAAACATCCCCTGGCCCTGGCCATGGGCCTCTATCCCAACGCCTTCACGCTTCACACCCTGCCCGGCAGTCCCATCAACTCCTTCGCCGACCTCAAGGGGAAGCGCGTGGGCGTGGGCACCGGACGGACGTGGGACGCTTTCATGGTGCCGTTGATGAAGGCCCACGGCCTGACCTACAAGAAGGATTTCACTCCCGTTTACGCGGGCATGAGCGACCTTTACACACAACTCGGCGACGGCATCATCGTGGCCATGCCCACCATGGTCTCCGGGCTGAGCCCGATCCCCGCGGCGCTGCGCCTGCACGCCGAGAAGGGCGCCCGGTACCTGCCGCCGGAGCCTCAGGCGGTGGACAAGATGGTCAAGCAGTTCCCGTACATGACGCGGCAAACCATTCCGGCGAGCACTCCCACGTTCGAGAAGGCCGTCGAGACCTTTGATATCGGCGGGCCCCTCCTCACCGTCCGCGCGGACGCCGACGAGGAGCTGGTCTACCAAGTGATCAAGCTGATCCATCAGAATCTGAAGGCGCTGGCTGACGACGTGCGCTACTTCAAGTACGCCGAGATCAATCCGTCGGTGCTGACCACCCAGATCGGAGTGCCCTACCATCCGGGAGCCATCCGGTACTGGAAGGAAGCCGGCCTCTGGCCGAAATCATAA
- a CDS encoding iron ABC transporter permease, with amino-acid sequence MSKDEAALKETGLTGGGARAFLDVFRPSRQGRDFPLWLFIPCALALLYLVIPPLVFIIYSSFVPSEDSDIVGLTIQNYFDIFEGMEEFQILIWNSVVFSVGSAAWALVFGTAMAWLAERSNAPFRAVAYLAAFVSFAVPGLVKVIGWILLLGPEAGFINMAVKSVTGIMPIFDIFSMSGMILVEGFLWTPIVFLLMATPFRSMDPSLEEAAVVAGSSDWQVFWKVTLPMAMPSLLSVLILTFIRSMEAFEIPALVGLPAGIEVMTTQIYLQLIEGFVPEYGYASAYSVLLIALVALCLVPYYRVTQHAHRFTTITGKGFQPRRKDLGRWRWLGGLALLGLPMLQLLPLTALIWSSFMPYLVVPSWEALSMFTLNNYVEAFSDDKILRSITNNVTISMVSATACVGVAFVTAWLVTRTNIKMRWHLDRLTMVPLVFPGIVMGVAVLQTYLVVPIPVYGTIWILVIAFAARYLPYAMRFSHAGLIGIHKELEESATASGASWGNVARRIMVPLMMPALFAGWIYIFLITIRELSVALLLYSPGSEVISVVIWELWDNGHVGSLSAFALGISVGTVVLASLFYKLSRRHGLDVR; translated from the coding sequence TTGAGCAAAGACGAAGCAGCGCTCAAGGAGACCGGTTTGACCGGGGGCGGAGCCCGGGCATTCCTCGACGTCTTCCGTCCCAGCCGGCAGGGCCGTGACTTCCCGTTGTGGCTGTTCATACCCTGCGCTCTCGCGCTTCTGTATCTCGTCATTCCGCCCCTTGTCTTCATCATCTATTCGAGTTTCGTTCCTTCCGAAGACTCTGACATCGTCGGCCTGACGATTCAGAATTACTTCGATATCTTCGAGGGCATGGAGGAGTTCCAGATCCTGATCTGGAACTCCGTCGTGTTCTCGGTGGGCAGCGCCGCATGGGCACTGGTCTTCGGTACTGCCATGGCTTGGCTGGCTGAGCGCAGCAACGCGCCGTTCCGCGCGGTTGCCTACTTGGCGGCGTTCGTGTCGTTCGCCGTCCCGGGGCTGGTCAAGGTCATCGGCTGGATCCTGCTGCTGGGGCCGGAGGCGGGCTTCATCAACATGGCCGTGAAGTCCGTCACCGGCATCATGCCCATCTTCGACATTTTCTCCATGAGCGGCATGATCCTCGTGGAAGGCTTCCTCTGGACCCCCATCGTGTTCCTGCTCATGGCGACGCCCTTCCGGTCCATGGACCCGTCCCTTGAGGAAGCCGCGGTGGTGGCCGGCAGCAGCGACTGGCAGGTGTTCTGGAAGGTGACCCTGCCCATGGCCATGCCCAGCCTCCTCTCGGTGCTGATCCTCACCTTCATCCGCAGCATGGAAGCCTTCGAGATTCCCGCACTGGTAGGTCTTCCCGCGGGCATCGAGGTCATGACCACCCAGATCTACCTCCAGTTGATCGAGGGGTTCGTGCCCGAGTACGGCTACGCCAGCGCCTATTCCGTGCTGCTCATCGCCCTGGTAGCCCTGTGCCTGGTCCCCTACTATCGCGTCACCCAGCACGCGCACCGGTTCACGACCATCACCGGCAAGGGGTTTCAACCCCGGCGCAAGGACCTGGGACGGTGGCGCTGGCTGGGTGGTCTGGCGCTTCTGGGTTTGCCGATGCTCCAGCTTCTCCCCCTTACCGCGCTGATCTGGTCGAGCTTCATGCCCTACCTCGTGGTGCCCTCCTGGGAAGCGCTCTCCATGTTCACCCTGAACAACTACGTGGAAGCGTTCAGCGACGACAAGATCCTGCGCTCCATCACCAACAACGTCACCATCAGCATGGTGTCCGCCACCGCCTGCGTGGGCGTGGCGTTCGTCACCGCCTGGTTGGTGACGCGCACCAACATCAAGATGCGCTGGCACCTGGACCGGTTGACCATGGTGCCGCTGGTGTTCCCGGGCATCGTCATGGGGGTGGCCGTGCTGCAGACCTACCTCGTGGTTCCGATTCCCGTATACGGTACCATCTGGATCCTGGTCATAGCCTTCGCTGCGCGCTATCTGCCCTACGCCATGCGCTTCAGCCATGCGGGACTCATCGGCATCCACAAGGAGTTGGAGGAAAGCGCCACCGCCAGCGGTGCGAGCTGGGGCAACGTGGCCCGGAGGATCATGGTCCCGCTGATGATGCCCGCGCTGTTCGCCGGGTGGATCTATATCTTCCTCATCACCATCCGGGAGCTTTCCGTGGCGCTGCTACTCTACAGCCCCGGTTCCGAGGTGATCTCCGTGGTCATCTGGGAGCTCTGGGACAACGGCCACGTCGGGAGCCTGTCTGCCTTCGCCCTGGGCATCAGTGTCGGCACCGTTGTTCTGGCCAGCCTCTTCTACAAGCTCAGTCGCCGCCACGGCCTGGACGTCCGTTAG
- a CDS encoding MBL fold metallo-hydrolase, producing the protein MRGARRITITVTLVLVFCHGALFAACKEESFASRLFRPAYAAAPDATLNYFGHSFFQLVTSLGTSIVMDPLAPGWYPTPDVSADAVTIGREHQNHNWFPIVRGRPQLLRGLRETAYAYEWNQIRTTVKDVLIYSIPIYVSRPDGDLFKGAAFAYDLGRLCVAHLGDLAHRLTAKQLKQFGKVDVALVPIGGRTTMGPWTARGVVEQLKPKIAIPMHYRDDLERVRIFTEGFPTRTVPEGTLAISKAALPRKTEIIVLGYRGGPF; encoded by the coding sequence ATGCGCGGAGCGCGCCGTATCACGATCACGGTCACCCTTGTCCTCGTATTCTGCCACGGCGCGCTGTTCGCCGCCTGCAAGGAAGAGAGCTTCGCCAGCCGCCTCTTCCGGCCGGCCTACGCGGCGGCTCCCGACGCCACCCTGAACTACTTCGGCCACAGCTTCTTCCAGCTCGTCACCAGCCTGGGCACGAGCATCGTCATGGATCCCCTGGCGCCGGGATGGTACCCCACGCCCGATGTGTCCGCGGACGCCGTCACCATCGGCCGGGAGCACCAGAACCACAACTGGTTCCCTATCGTGCGCGGCCGTCCTCAACTCCTCCGGGGCCTCCGGGAAACCGCGTACGCGTACGAGTGGAACCAGATCCGCACCACGGTGAAGGACGTGCTGATCTACAGCATCCCCATCTACGTCAGCCGTCCCGACGGCGACCTCTTCAAGGGAGCGGCCTTCGCCTACGATCTCGGACGGCTGTGCGTCGCGCACCTGGGAGACCTGGCCCACCGGCTCACGGCCAAGCAACTGAAGCAGTTCGGCAAGGTGGACGTGGCGCTGGTGCCCATCGGCGGGCGCACCACCATGGGACCCTGGACCGCCCGTGGCGTGGTCGAACAGCTTAAGCCGAAAATCGCCATCCCCATGCACTACCGCGACGACCTCGAGCGCGTACGCATCTTCACCGAAGGCTTCCCCACGCGCACCGTGCCGGAAGGCACCCTGGCCATCAGCAAGGCGGCGCTCCCGCGCAAGACCGAGATCATCGTGCTGGGGTATCGCGGCGGGCCGTTCTGA
- a CDS encoding Spy/CpxP family protein refolding chaperone, translating into MKNRKRTAFLMVPVLLVGLSGGIAWSQQGEGRGGEGRRGDGPRVARADGGEERGRRHWRGREGRRGHEGRRGRGGEARMMGRMQERLELTDVQVEKIKDVLTEARKKRIALRADARIAGIDLRQMVSGETVDKAEVGAKVDAIAKIRGDLLQARADAVLGVREILTPEQIAKAEGMLKRMLRGGGGKKGRGRR; encoded by the coding sequence ATGAAGAATCGCAAGCGCACCGCATTTCTGATGGTACCCGTGCTCCTGGTGGGCCTTTCCGGAGGCATCGCCTGGAGCCAGCAAGGCGAAGGGCGCGGGGGCGAAGGACGCAGGGGCGACGGCCCACGCGTCGCCCGCGCCGACGGCGGCGAGGAGCGCGGCCGGCGGCACTGGCGCGGACGCGAAGGAAGGCGCGGCCATGAGGGGCGCCGCGGACGCGGCGGCGAGGCGCGCATGATGGGACGCATGCAGGAGCGGCTGGAGCTCACCGACGTGCAGGTCGAGAAGATCAAGGACGTGCTCACCGAGGCGCGCAAGAAGAGGATCGCTCTCCGCGCCGACGCCCGCATCGCCGGCATCGATCTGCGCCAGATGGTCTCGGGCGAGACCGTGGACAAGGCCGAGGTCGGCGCCAAGGTGGACGCCATCGCCAAGATCCGGGGAGACCTGCTGCAGGCGCGCGCCGACGCAGTGCTGGGCGTACGGGAGATCCTGACACCCGAGCAGATCGCGAAGGCGGAGGGCATGCTGAAACGCATGCTGCGCGGTGGCGGGGGCAAAAAGGGCCGCGGCCGCCGGTAG